In Synechococcus sp. Nb3U1, one DNA window encodes the following:
- a CDS encoding DUF1499 domain-containing protein, giving the protein MSFWKPLVLLVVLLFALVGGIPAVQAATVGGSPNNRAQQEVVLSASPEQVLKAAEQAFQVWKRGELGSVDAQALQVKGISRTNFFKFVDDLTVTLSPVEGDPSQTRLEITSVGRVGEYDFGGNQRNINEYLSILRSLLQPA; this is encoded by the coding sequence ATGTCTTTCTGGAAACCCTTGGTGTTGCTGGTCGTGCTGCTGTTTGCCCTCGTGGGCGGGATCCCGGCGGTACAGGCTGCTACTGTGGGCGGCTCTCCCAACAATCGTGCTCAACAGGAGGTCGTGCTCTCGGCCAGCCCCGAGCAGGTGCTCAAAGCAGCTGAACAAGCCTTTCAGGTGTGGAAACGGGGGGAACTGGGATCCGTGGATGCCCAGGCTCTGCAAGTGAAAGGGATTTCCCGCACTAACTTTTTCAAATTTGTGGATGATCTGACGGTGACTCTGTCGCCAGTGGAAGGGGATCCCAGTCAAACTCGCCTAGAGATCACCTCCGTAGGCCGTGTTGGGGAGTATGACTTTGGCGGCAACCAGCGCAACATCAACGAGTATCTCAGCATCTTACGGTCGCTGTTACAGCCCGCCTGA
- a CDS encoding M24 family metallopeptidase produces MTRILPRLDIPACLQQLRQLLQEKDLDGFWVPSADEHLNEYLPENRKRRQWITGFTGSAGDALIGRDKAWLWVDPRYHEQAEQEVDLSLFTLIKGGLPDQPSLMEIIEALGSGFRLGVDPFTVSVATYRQLKTHTQAGGVLLIPTSENLVDRARQGSTPDSKPSEGVSESFTQPIYAVPTSLSGATVTEKLGQVRKQMQQKRVGLLPLTKLDQVAWLFNLRGSDIPYNPVFRAYGLVSTQKAALFTDVERLSPEAQSSLQEAGVEILSYASYVEHLPLWARNDAPVGLDAKHTTQGTQNLLQNVACRDLDHPVEALKAIKNPVELEQMRRANRRASRAKIRTLAWIDRQIQQGIPISEADVAATMKRHYQEEEGWVGLSFNTIAGAGPNSSIIHYGTPDPNMLLRVGELFLLDSGAQYEGGTTDDTRTVWIGQGAANPLCQQRYTEVLKAHIQCARQIFPPDTYGASLDGITRSTLWHAGLDYGHGTGHGVGAFLNVHEGPNGIHRRASTALKVGMINSIEPGYYLPGWGGIRIENLYEVVAIGEPKGWMGFRSLTWIPFDRRLIDWGRLDEAQTAWIDHYHQQVYELHHATLDEQDAAWLKQACGLGEP; encoded by the coding sequence ATGACTCGAATCTTACCCCGCTTAGATATTCCAGCCTGCCTACAGCAGTTACGGCAGCTTTTGCAAGAAAAGGATCTGGATGGGTTTTGGGTGCCCTCAGCAGATGAGCATTTGAACGAATATTTGCCGGAAAATCGCAAGCGACGGCAGTGGATCACAGGGTTTACTGGTTCGGCGGGGGATGCCCTCATCGGTCGGGACAAAGCCTGGCTGTGGGTGGATCCCCGCTATCACGAACAGGCCGAACAGGAGGTGGATCTGAGCCTCTTCACCCTGATCAAAGGGGGCTTGCCGGATCAGCCTAGCCTGATGGAGATCATCGAAGCCCTGGGATCCGGGTTTCGCTTGGGGGTGGATCCCTTCACAGTTTCGGTGGCTACTTATCGACAACTGAAAACCCATACTCAGGCGGGAGGTGTGTTGCTGATCCCCACCTCAGAAAACCTGGTGGATAGGGCAAGACAGGGATCCACACCTGACTCTAAACCCTCTGAGGGGGTATCAGAGTCTTTTACCCAACCGATTTATGCGGTGCCCACCAGCCTGAGCGGAGCCACAGTCACCGAAAAGCTGGGCCAAGTTCGGAAACAGATGCAGCAGAAGCGAGTCGGGTTATTGCCCCTCACCAAGTTGGATCAAGTGGCCTGGCTGTTTAACCTGCGCGGATCCGATATTCCCTATAACCCGGTGTTTCGGGCCTATGGCTTGGTCAGCACCCAAAAAGCGGCTCTCTTTACCGATGTGGAACGGCTCAGCCCAGAAGCGCAGAGCAGCCTGCAGGAAGCGGGAGTGGAAATCCTGTCCTACGCCAGCTACGTGGAACACCTGCCTCTCTGGGCCAGAAACGATGCTCCGGTGGGGCTGGATGCTAAACACACCACCCAAGGCACCCAGAACCTATTGCAGAATGTGGCCTGTCGGGATCTGGATCATCCGGTAGAAGCCCTGAAAGCCATCAAAAATCCGGTGGAACTGGAGCAGATGCGGCGGGCCAATCGCAGAGCCAGTCGAGCGAAGATTCGTACCCTGGCCTGGATTGACCGGCAAATCCAACAAGGGATCCCGATCAGCGAAGCGGATGTGGCGGCCACCATGAAGCGGCACTACCAGGAGGAAGAGGGCTGGGTAGGCCTCAGCTTTAATACCATTGCCGGAGCCGGCCCTAACAGCTCGATCATCCACTACGGCACCCCGGATCCCAACATGCTTTTGCGGGTGGGTGAACTTTTCCTGCTGGATTCGGGAGCCCAATACGAAGGGGGCACCACCGACGATACCCGCACCGTTTGGATTGGCCAAGGGGCAGCGAATCCTTTGTGCCAACAACGCTATACAGAGGTGCTCAAGGCCCATATTCAATGCGCTCGCCAGATCTTCCCGCCGGATACCTACGGGGCTTCTTTGGATGGCATCACCCGCTCGACGCTTTGGCACGCCGGATTAGACTACGGCCACGGCACCGGACATGGGGTAGGGGCTTTCTTGAATGTGCATGAGGGGCCAAACGGGATCCACCGACGGGCCAGCACCGCCCTCAAGGTGGGTATGATCAACAGCATCGAACCGGGCTACTACCTGCCGGGATGGGGTGGGATCCGCATCGAAAATCTCTACGAAGTGGTTGCTATTGGTGAGCCAAAAGGATGGATGGGCTTTCGCTCCCTGACTTGGATCCCGTTTGATCGCAGGTTAATCGACTGGGGACGACTCGATGAGGCCCAAACCGCTTGGATTGATCACTACCACCAGCAGGTCTACGAGCTCCACCACGCCACGTTGGATGAACAAGATGCCGCCTGGTTGAAACAGGCCTGTGGATTAGGAGAGCCTTGA
- a CDS encoding rhodanese-like domain-containing protein, translated as MAPHHSPAFLALVNEAKSRIQELTVEQVRQKQLQGDPFYFVDVREESEWQAGHAVGAIHLGKGIIERDIETAIPDKEAEIILYCGGGFRSALAADNLKKMGYQKVISMDGGMRGWREAGFPEE; from the coding sequence ATGGCCCCCCATCACTCCCCTGCGTTTCTAGCCTTGGTCAACGAGGCTAAAAGCCGCATCCAAGAGCTAACGGTTGAGCAGGTACGGCAAAAGCAACTGCAAGGGGATCCCTTTTACTTTGTGGATGTGCGGGAAGAGTCAGAATGGCAGGCCGGCCATGCCGTCGGGGCTATCCATTTGGGCAAGGGTATTATTGAGCGGGATATTGAAACAGCCATTCCCGATAAAGAAGCCGAGATCATCCTTTATTGTGGGGGCGGGTTTCGCTCCGCTTTGGCAGCAGACAACCTGAAAAAAATGGGCTATCAGAAGGTGATCTCCATGGATGGTGGGATGCGGGGATGGCGGGAGGCCGGATTTCCTGAGGAATGA
- a CDS encoding nuclear transport factor 2 family protein yields MRSPLIGLQQLFTLTSVLCLGIPFVAVFPTEALAQPAPTQLEGGIRRQVSNPPPEALIALLNQQIEAANRRDLEGVMATYSPEFRHQDGLDREAVERSIQKLWENHPDLTYSAQIVSWRQVGPDIIADVSSQLEGSQASVRGSFQVEASTLLRNRYRPDPANPEQLLLIDQEVLQEASTLTSGSAPPTVTLNLPDVVKPGSTYSLQAIVAEPLTRSLLLGAVTEQPITSSGYPEVTSFPLEPLQAGGIFRQADAPKEPGAEWISVMLVNQTGITLESRRLTVSDRLALEGSLSAPANP; encoded by the coding sequence TTGAGATCCCCATTGATCGGTTTACAACAGCTTTTCACCCTGACCTCTGTCTTGTGTTTGGGGATCCCGTTCGTGGCTGTCTTTCCAACAGAGGCTTTAGCCCAGCCAGCCCCGACCCAATTGGAAGGTGGGATCCGACGGCAAGTTAGCAATCCTCCCCCTGAGGCTCTCATTGCTCTGCTCAATCAACAGATCGAAGCAGCCAATCGCCGCGATTTGGAAGGGGTGATGGCCACTTACAGCCCTGAGTTTCGCCATCAGGATGGTTTAGACCGAGAGGCGGTGGAGCGCTCCATTCAAAAGCTCTGGGAAAATCACCCGGATCTCACCTACTCTGCTCAAATTGTATCTTGGCGGCAGGTGGGCCCCGATATCATTGCCGATGTGTCGAGCCAGCTGGAGGGCTCCCAGGCCTCGGTACGGGGCAGCTTTCAGGTGGAAGCCTCAACTTTGCTGCGCAATCGCTATCGCCCGGATCCGGCTAACCCCGAACAACTGCTGCTGATCGACCAAGAGGTGTTGCAAGAAGCAAGCACCCTCACCTCCGGTTCGGCCCCGCCCACGGTCACCCTCAATCTGCCGGATGTGGTCAAGCCGGGATCTACCTATTCCCTGCAGGCGATTGTGGCGGAGCCCTTGACTCGTTCCTTGCTTTTGGGGGCGGTTACGGAACAACCCATCACCTCCTCTGGCTACCCAGAAGTCACCTCTTTCCCCCTCGAACCCTTGCAGGCAGGTGGGATCTTCCGTCAGGCGGATGCCCCAAAAGAACCGGGCGCGGAGTGGATTTCCGTGATGCTGGTCAATCAAACGGGCATTACCCTAGAGAGCCGTCGGCTCACCGTTAGCGACCGCTTGGCCCTGGAGGGATCCCTGTCTGCTCCCGCCAATCCTTAA
- a CDS encoding substrate-binding domain-containing protein, with protein sequence MVQSGDANRIVIDGSSTVFPLTEAAKRRYLRNNRQAAEVVVNFSGTRAGFSKFCAGESDIQNASRPIIREEIAVCEANGIQYIEIPVAMDAISIVAHPDNAWIDNLTLQELRQIWQPSAEGQVTRWSQIRPSWPDRPLNLYGRGQDSGTYDYFTQVVVGQAGSSRTDYVASG encoded by the coding sequence GTGGTTCAATCTGGGGATGCCAATCGAATTGTGATCGATGGTTCTAGCACCGTCTTCCCGCTGACAGAGGCTGCCAAGCGTCGCTACCTGCGCAACAACCGTCAGGCTGCTGAGGTGGTGGTGAATTTTTCGGGAACCCGTGCCGGGTTTAGCAAGTTTTGTGCTGGAGAAAGCGATATTCAAAATGCTTCACGCCCGATTATCCGCGAAGAAATTGCTGTTTGTGAGGCCAATGGCATCCAGTACATTGAAATCCCTGTGGCGATGGATGCTATTTCAATTGTGGCTCACCCTGATAATGCTTGGATAGACAACCTGACGCTTCAGGAACTGCGACAAATTTGGCAACCGAGCGCTGAAGGACAAGTGACTCGTTGGTCACAGATTCGTCCATCATGGCCTGATCGCCCATTGAATCTGTATGGCCGTGGCCAAGATTCCGGTACTTATGACTATTTCACCCAGGTGGTGGTGGGGCAAGCGGGATCCAGTCGCACCGACTACGTGGCTAGTGGCTAG
- a CDS encoding Na/Pi symporter, with protein MSSNQATALPLAREAGYKPFLNWVSVLALIYLLIVAVSVIGSGFKVALGEQANALFAFATNPFLGLIVGTVATALIQSSSTTTSIVVGLVAGGLPVVTAVPMIMGANIGTSITNTLVSAGHVADKEEFRRAFSAATVLDMFNIIAVAIFLPLEILFHPLERLSLALGSLLVGEGSLSMKGLNFVGIATAPTAKLITRSTHILPVPFNGIVQIILGITLIFFSIYFVGKLLKQLLVGKAKDILHTAIGRGPLMGIFSGTVMTILVQSSSTTTSLMVPLAGSGVFGMAEIYPFTLGANIGTCVTALLAATPVTGATALPALEIAMVHFLFNFIGVILIFGIPFMRGLPVLGAESLAAAASERKAVALIYVAGVFFVLPTVCLGISFLF; from the coding sequence ATGAGTAGTAATCAAGCGACAGCGCTTCCGTTAGCGCGTGAAGCCGGTTACAAGCCTTTTTTGAATTGGGTTAGTGTTTTAGCGCTCATTTACCTTCTGATTGTTGCAGTCAGTGTCATTGGTTCTGGGTTTAAGGTTGCCCTTGGGGAACAAGCCAATGCCCTTTTTGCTTTTGCCACCAATCCTTTTTTGGGTTTGATTGTCGGCACGGTAGCTACAGCCCTTATTCAATCTTCCAGTACAACCACCTCGATTGTGGTGGGTTTGGTGGCGGGTGGATTGCCCGTAGTAACTGCTGTACCGATGATCATGGGGGCCAATATCGGCACCTCGATTACCAATACTCTGGTCAGTGCCGGACATGTGGCAGATAAAGAGGAGTTTCGGCGGGCCTTCTCGGCAGCGACGGTGTTGGATATGTTCAACATCATCGCAGTGGCTATTTTCCTGCCTTTAGAAATTCTTTTTCATCCTCTAGAGCGGCTGAGCTTGGCTCTGGGATCCCTGTTGGTGGGGGAAGGATCCCTCAGTATGAAGGGGCTCAACTTTGTTGGCATAGCTACTGCCCCAACGGCCAAGTTGATCACCCGTAGCACCCATATCCTGCCCGTCCCTTTCAACGGTATTGTGCAGATCATTCTCGGCATTACTCTAATCTTTTTCTCGATTTACTTTGTGGGCAAGCTCCTCAAGCAATTGTTGGTGGGTAAGGCCAAAGATATCCTGCATACCGCCATCGGTCGTGGGCCGCTGATGGGCATTTTTTCTGGAACAGTGATGACTATTCTGGTGCAGTCTTCCTCCACTACCACCAGTTTGATGGTGCCCCTGGCTGGATCCGGGGTGTTTGGCATGGCAGAAATTTATCCCTTTACCTTGGGAGCTAACATTGGCACCTGTGTGACAGCCCTGCTAGCAGCAACGCCGGTTACGGGGGCAACAGCTCTGCCTGCACTGGAAATCGCCATGGTTCATTTCCTGTTCAACTTTATCGGGGTGATCCTCATTTTCGGGATCCCGTTTATGCGAGGTTTACCGGTACTTGGGGCAGAATCTTTGGCAGCAGCAGCCAGCGAACGCAAAGCTGTGGCACTCATCTATGTGGCGGGAGTTTTCTTTGTGCTGCCAACAGTTTGTTTAGGTATCTCTTTTTTGTTCTAG
- a CDS encoding YidH family protein, whose amino-acid sequence MGSMIGIPSSKIESMNLPPDRQREHQANERTFLAWLRTSIALIGFGFAIARFSLFLRQLQVNVTQDPQQADPVHALLNAENLGLLLVVFGVLMIGLSAWRYNQVLRQIEQGNFRPSRLVIWMMAGVVALFGLLSIPLVLWRNRTQDAPPIDLPE is encoded by the coding sequence ATGGGCTCGATGATCGGGATCCCAAGCTCTAAAATTGAATCCATGAACCTCCCCCCCGACCGACAACGAGAACATCAAGCGAACGAACGTACCTTTTTGGCTTGGTTGCGTACTTCAATTGCCCTGATTGGCTTTGGCTTTGCCATTGCGCGCTTTAGCTTGTTCTTGCGACAACTGCAGGTGAATGTAACCCAAGATCCACAACAGGCGGATCCGGTTCATGCCCTCTTGAATGCAGAAAACCTGGGGCTGTTGCTGGTTGTATTTGGAGTGCTGATGATTGGTCTTTCTGCCTGGCGGTATAACCAGGTACTCCGGCAAATTGAGCAGGGGAATTTTCGCCCGAGCCGCCTAGTGATTTGGATGATGGCTGGGGTCGTGGCTTTGTTCGGGTTACTGAGTATTCCCTTGGTGTTGTGGCGCAACCGAACTCAGGATGCTCCCCCGATCGATTTGCCTGAATAA
- a CDS encoding class I fructose-bisphosphate aldolase: MSEITQKILSWYGSDTPGTLTNLARLLEHGSLAGTGKLVILPVDQGFEHGPARSFAPNPPAYDPRYHFQLAIAAGCNAYAAPLGFLEAGAREFAGQIPLILKLNDHDLLQNEADPIQAITGSVADALRLGCVGIGFTIYPGSSYRFEMYEQIRAIAEEAKQYGLVVVIWSYPRGSGISKQGETAIDICGYAAHIAAQLGAHIIKVKLPTAHIEQEATRKVYEKEGIPISTLADRIRHVVQCAFDGRRIVIFSGGPAIGETELLEEIRGIRDGGGFGSIIGRNSFQRPKAEAIRLLQSIMSIYQGQ; the protein is encoded by the coding sequence ATGTCTGAGATTACACAAAAAATCCTCTCCTGGTACGGCAGCGACACCCCAGGCACCCTGACGAATCTGGCGCGTCTCCTCGAACACGGATCCCTGGCAGGTACGGGAAAATTGGTGATTTTGCCTGTGGATCAGGGGTTTGAACATGGCCCCGCCCGCAGTTTTGCTCCCAACCCGCCGGCCTACGATCCGCGCTATCACTTTCAGTTGGCCATCGCAGCCGGTTGCAATGCCTATGCGGCCCCATTGGGGTTTCTGGAGGCAGGGGCACGAGAATTTGCCGGACAGATCCCGTTGATTTTGAAACTGAATGACCACGATCTCTTGCAAAATGAGGCGGATCCGATCCAGGCAATCACCGGCAGTGTCGCGGATGCGTTGCGCTTGGGCTGCGTGGGCATTGGCTTTACCATCTATCCCGGCTCTAGCTACCGCTTTGAGATGTACGAACAGATTCGAGCCATTGCCGAAGAAGCAAAACAGTACGGGTTGGTGGTGGTGATCTGGTCTTATCCTCGTGGATCCGGCATTTCTAAGCAGGGGGAAACTGCCATCGACATTTGTGGCTATGCGGCTCATATTGCAGCCCAGTTAGGCGCCCACATCATCAAGGTCAAACTGCCCACCGCTCATATTGAACAGGAAGCAACCCGCAAAGTTTATGAGAAGGAAGGGATCCCGATTTCAACCTTGGCGGATCGGATCCGGCATGTGGTGCAATGTGCTTTTGATGGGCGGCGGATCGTCATTTTTTCCGGTGGGCCTGCGATTGGAGAAACCGAGCTGCTCGAAGAAATTCGGGGCATTCGGGATGGAGGCGGTTTTGGCTCGATTATCGGACGCAATTCTTTTCAACGACCGAAGGCGGAAGCGATTCGGCTACTGCAAAGCATTATGAGCATTTATCAAGGGCAATGA